Proteins co-encoded in one Candidatus Saccharibacteria bacterium genomic window:
- a CDS encoding tyrosine--tRNA ligase, translating into MSRPDIDDLLSRNVEEIIGREELEKKLKSGKKLRIKLGFDPTGSRLHIGRGVTLWKLRQFQDLGHKITFVIGDFTAQIGDSSDKDAERQMLTLEEVKKNFKDYHDQLSKILDMKKVELFHNGSWFNPMHLDKFFKLASLFTIQQMTERDNFAKRIEAGKPVGLHETLYPLFQGYDSVEMKTDLEVGGSDQLFNMLAGRTVQKAHGMEPQAVMTFSLLEGTDGRKMSTSWGNCIYITDEPLEMYGKVMTIRDELIPAYFKAATDMTLDQIEQIEKDLANGDNPRDTKASLARHIVARYHGEEAAVKAEEAWSKQFREGKLPDDIPTFSLKKKTELVNLIHEVFGVSLSEAKRLVGQGGVKFGGKKMADPSFEVNKAGILQVGKRRYAEIVKKN; encoded by the coding sequence ATGAGCAGACCTGATATCGATGATCTTTTAAGCCGAAACGTCGAAGAAATCATAGGCCGCGAAGAGCTCGAAAAAAAGCTCAAAAGTGGCAAGAAACTTCGTATTAAACTTGGTTTTGATCCAACTGGTTCGAGATTACACATTGGCCGGGGAGTAACTCTTTGGAAGCTACGCCAATTTCAGGATCTTGGCCACAAAATCACCTTTGTAATCGGTGATTTTACCGCTCAAATAGGCGATAGCTCCGACAAAGACGCTGAACGCCAGATGTTAACGCTCGAAGAGGTTAAGAAAAACTTCAAAGACTACCACGATCAGCTGTCTAAAATACTAGATATGAAAAAGGTCGAGCTGTTTCATAATGGTAGCTGGTTTAACCCCATGCATCTCGACAAGTTCTTTAAGTTAGCTAGCTTATTTACAATCCAACAGATGACTGAGCGCGACAACTTTGCCAAGCGCATAGAAGCCGGCAAACCAGTTGGGTTGCACGAAACCCTATACCCACTCTTTCAGGGCTATGATTCGGTCGAGATGAAAACAGATCTGGAAGTGGGCGGTTCGGATCAGCTGTTTAACATGCTCGCTGGGCGTACTGTTCAAAAGGCTCACGGCATGGAACCACAGGCTGTTATGACATTTTCTCTACTGGAAGGTACGGATGGGCGCAAGATGAGCACAAGTTGGGGCAACTGTATTTACATTACCGACGAACCGCTCGAGATGTACGGCAAAGTTATGACCATCCGCGATGAGCTGATTCCGGCTTACTTTAAGGCCGCTACAGATATGACACTAGATCAAATTGAACAGATCGAGAAAGATCTAGCCAATGGCGACAACCCGCGCGATACCAAGGCCAGCTTAGCTCGACACATTGTAGCTCGCTACCACGGCGAGGAGGCAGCTGTTAAGGCCGAAGAAGCCTGGAGCAAACAATTTCGTGAGGGCAAGCTGCCAGATGACATTCCTACTTTTAGCTTAAAGAAGAAAACAGAGCTAGTTAACCTAATCCACGAAGTTTTCGGTGTGTCCCTATCCGAAGCCAAGCGACTTGTCGGGCAGGGCGGGGTTAAATTTGGTGGTAAAAAGATGGCCGACCCTAGCTTTGAAGTTAATAAAGCCGGAATACTGCAAGTCGGCAAACGCCGCTACGCCGAGATAGTTAAGAAAAACTAG